The Candidatus Methylomirabilota bacterium genome includes a region encoding these proteins:
- the pyk gene encoding pyruvate kinase, with amino-acid sequence MRCTKIICTIGPASSSAERLEQLAAAGMDVARLNFSHGTHAEHAEVVRRIRQGAERWSRPVAILQDLQGPKVRLGTFGVGGGGRVDLEGGEVFTLTAHPVVGTAERASVSHPEYLKEVRPGDQIWMDDGLIQLQVEETTADGVRCRVTAGGRVSDHKGISLPHVPLPVSCLTEKDKEDLRFGIRQGIDFVAISFVRSAADIGEVRKFLHEQGANLPIVAKLERQEVIAKLSGILTMVDAVMVARGDLGLDVPLEEVPHIQKEVIRQARAAKVPVIVATQMLESMVTHLRPTRAEVSDVSTAIFDGADAIMLSAETATGRYPVEAVQVMARIAERAEQAVLRGERPRRHREGVGFPEAISDAAATAAHVLGARAIVAFTQSGFSARLISQERPDVPIIALTPFVEVQRRLALSWGVSSRLIRKVETTDEMIEEVEATLLGDGSVRTNDVIVIISGSPMWVTGTTNLLKLHRVGERR; translated from the coding sequence ATGCGTTGCACAAAGATCATCTGCACCATCGGGCCCGCCAGCAGCAGCGCCGAGCGGCTGGAGCAGCTCGCTGCCGCCGGTATGGACGTGGCCCGGCTCAACTTCTCCCACGGCACCCACGCCGAGCACGCCGAGGTCGTCCGGAGGATTCGCCAGGGCGCGGAGCGCTGGAGCCGCCCGGTCGCCATCCTCCAGGACCTGCAAGGCCCGAAGGTCCGGCTGGGAACCTTCGGTGTCGGGGGCGGCGGGCGCGTCGACCTGGAGGGGGGCGAGGTCTTCACGCTGACGGCCCACCCGGTCGTCGGCACCGCCGAGCGCGCGTCGGTCTCGCATCCGGAGTACCTGAAGGAGGTGCGCCCGGGCGACCAGATCTGGATGGACGACGGCCTGATCCAGCTCCAGGTCGAGGAGACGACGGCGGACGGGGTGCGCTGTCGCGTCACCGCGGGCGGGCGCGTCAGCGATCACAAGGGGATCTCGCTACCCCACGTGCCGCTGCCCGTGTCGTGTCTCACCGAGAAGGACAAGGAGGATCTGCGCTTCGGCATCCGGCAGGGCATCGACTTCGTCGCCATCTCCTTCGTGCGCTCGGCCGCGGACATCGGCGAGGTCCGGAAGTTCCTGCACGAGCAGGGGGCCAATCTGCCGATCGTCGCCAAGCTCGAGCGCCAGGAGGTGATCGCCAAACTCTCCGGCATCCTCACCATGGTGGACGCGGTCATGGTGGCCCGGGGCGACCTCGGCCTCGACGTGCCGCTGGAAGAGGTGCCCCACATCCAGAAAGAGGTCATCCGGCAGGCGCGGGCGGCGAAGGTCCCGGTGATCGTGGCCACGCAGATGCTCGAGTCCATGGTCACGCATCTCCGGCCAACTCGCGCGGAAGTCTCTGATGTGTCGACAGCGATATTCGACGGCGCCGACGCGATCATGTTATCGGCCGAAACGGCCACCGGCCGCTACCCGGTCGAGGCCGTGCAGGTGATGGCGCGGATCGCCGAGCGCGCCGAACAAGCGGTGCTCCGGGGCGAGCGGCCCCGCCGTCACCGGGAGGGCGTCGGCTTCCCCGAGGCGATCTCGGACGCGGCGGCCACGGCGGCCCACGTCCTCGGCGCCCGCGCCATCGTCGCCTTCACGCAGTCGGGGTTCTCGGCGCGCCTGATCTCCCAGGAGCGCCCGGACGTCCCGATCATCGCGCTCACGCCCTTCGTGGAGGTCCAGCGACGACTCGCGCTCTCCTGGGGCGTCTCGTCGCGCTTGATCCGCAAGGTGGAGACGACGGACGAGATGATCGAGGAGGTGGAGGCCACGCTGCTGGGCGACGGCTCGGTGCGGACCAACGACGTGATCGTCATCATCTCCGGCTCACCGATGTGGGTGACGGGCACGACCAACCTCTTGAAGCTCCACCGCGTCGGCGAGCGCCGCTGA